A genome region from Brooklawnia propionicigenes includes the following:
- a CDS encoding IS5 family transposase — MPIVDVARRHDLTDAQWALLQSVLPTPPARGRPRKWPLRQLIDGIRHRARVGCPWRDVPDRYGPWGRIYMLFATWQIRGVWEHIEDTLRAVAQARGKVKWQVSVDSTSCRGHVHAAGARRDSVERVSGEPADHGFGRSRGGWSTKTHLAVDQDRGLLAFHITGGQAGDSPEFTTVLEAIKVANPVGAPRRRPDRVLADKAYSSRANRAWLRDHRIKATIPTPADQARNRRRRGRRGGRPPAFNPTTYKDRHAVECGINKLKHQRAFATRYDKLAVRYTATLRIGVINDWLKRLT; from the coding sequence GTGCCAATCGTAGATGTTGCCCGCCGTCATGACCTCACCGATGCTCAGTGGGCCCTCCTCCAGAGCGTGCTGCCAACTCCCCCAGCACGGGGACGGCCACGCAAATGGCCGTTACGGCAGCTGATCGATGGGATACGTCACCGAGCGAGAGTGGGATGCCCATGGCGCGATGTCCCCGACCGGTACGGACCCTGGGGACGGATCTACATGTTGTTCGCCACCTGGCAGATCCGCGGGGTGTGGGAACACATCGAGGACACGCTGCGAGCCGTTGCACAGGCTCGTGGCAAGGTGAAATGGCAGGTCTCGGTGGACTCCACCAGCTGTCGTGGGCACGTTCACGCCGCTGGTGCTCGACGTGACTCGGTCGAACGGGTTTCCGGAGAACCCGCCGATCACGGGTTCGGTCGTTCCCGGGGCGGCTGGTCCACCAAGACACATCTGGCCGTGGACCAAGACCGTGGCCTGCTGGCCTTCCACATCACCGGCGGCCAAGCCGGCGACAGTCCGGAGTTCACCACCGTGCTGGAAGCGATCAAGGTCGCCAACCCGGTCGGGGCACCGCGCCGGCGTCCCGATCGCGTGTTGGCCGACAAGGCGTACTCCTCACGGGCCAACCGGGCTTGGCTACGTGATCATCGGATCAAAGCCACCATCCCGACCCCGGCCGACCAGGCCCGCAACCGCCGACGCCGTGGCCGCCGGGGCGGTCGCCCGCCAGCGTTCAACCCAACCACCTACAAGGACCGCCACGCGGTCGAATGTGGCATCAACAAGCTCAAACACCAACGAGCCTTCGCCACCCGCTACGACAAACTCGCTGTCCGCTACACCGCCACCCTCCGCATCGGAGTAATCAACGACTGGCTCAAACGACTTACGTAA